The Ornithorhynchus anatinus isolate Pmale09 chromosome 1, mOrnAna1.pri.v4, whole genome shotgun sequence genome includes a window with the following:
- the AGTR1 gene encoding type-1 angiotensin II receptor, which produces MILNSTTDETIKRIQVDCPTAGRHNYIFIMVPTIYSIIFVVGIFGNSLVVIVIYFYMKLKTVASIFLLNLALADLCFLMTLPLWAAYTAMQYRWPFGNCLCKIASAGVSFNLYASVFLLTCLSIDRYLAIVHPMKSRLRRTMLVAKVTCIVIWLLAGLASLPVVIHRNVYFIENNNMTVCAFRYESHNTTLPVGLGLSKNMLGFLIPFLIILTSYTLIWKALKKAYQIQKNKTRNDDIFKIIVAIVLFFFFSWIPHQIFTFLDVLIQLHIIHDCKVIDIVDTAMPITICIAYFNNCLNPLFYGFLGKKFKKYFLQLLKYMPPNVRSHSSLTTKMSSLSYRPSDNLNMSTKKSFGGFDAE; this is translated from the coding sequence ATGATTCTAAATTCTACTACCGATGAGACTATTAAAAGAATCCAAGTTGATTGCCCCACGGCAGGAAGGCATAATTACATATTCATCATGGTCCCTACGATATATAGTATCATCTTTGTGGTGGGCATATTTGGAAACAGCTTGGTGGTGATTGTCATTTACTTCTACATGAAACTGAAGACTGTAGCCAGCATCTTCCTGTTGAATTTAGCCCTGGCCGACTTGTGTTTTCTCATGACTCTGCCTCTCTGGGCAGCCTACACTGCCATGCAGTACCGCTGGCCTTTTGGCAACTGCTTGTGTAAAATTGCCTCGGCTGGGGTCAGCTTCAACCTCTACGCCAGTGTCTTTCTCCTCACGTGCCTCAGCATCGACCGCTACCTGGCCATAGTCCACCCGATGAAGTCCCGTCTCCGGCGCACCATGCTCGTGGCCAAAGTGACTTGCATCGTCATCTGGCTGCTTGCCGGCCTGGCCAGTCTGCCAGTGGTGATTCACCGGAACGTGTACTTCATCGAAAATAACAACATGACCGTCTGCGCTTTTCGCTATGAATCGCACAACACCACCCTTCCGGTGGGGCTGGGCTTAAGCAAGAATATGTTAGGCTTTTTGATTCCCTTTCTGATCATCCTGACTAGCTACACCCTCATTTGGAAGGCACTGAAGAAGGCATACCAGATTcagaaaaacaagacaagaaACGACGATATCTTCAAGATCATTGTGGCCattgtccttttctttttcttttcctggatTCCACACCAAATATTCACCTTTCTGGATGTACTGATTCAGTTACACATCATACACGATTGCAAAGTCATCGATATTGTGGACACAGCAATGCCTATCACCATCTGCATAGCATATTTCAACAACTGTCTGAATCCCCTATTCTATGGGTTTTTGGGGAAGaagtttaaaaaatattttctccaGCTTCTGAAATATATGCCTCCAAACGTCAGATCTCATTCAAGCCTAACAACAAAAATGAGCTCCCTTTCTTATCGCCCATCAGATAACTTAAACATGTCTACTAAGAAGTCTTTTGGGGGCTTTGATGCTGAATGA